The segment AGGGGCCGATCTGGTTCTCAGCCGGGCCTTTCGGCCCTGGCCGGACTTTCTTGAACTGGCCCGCCCGCTGCTCACTCCCACGGGCTTGGCCCTAGTCATGGCTTCCGGGCCGATTCCCGCTGAACTTCCCGCCGGATGGGAACCGGCCGGATCTATGATCTACCCCTCGCCGTCCGGTCGGCGCTGGTTCTGGGCCATGTCGCCCATCATGGCCCCCAGCTGACTGTTCTTGAAGATCAACTTGGTGGCCACCTCGTTGGCCAAGTCGCCAGCGTCCATGACCTGCTCAAGAAAATCGAGCATCTCATGCTTGCGATCCTCGGCCGAATACTCGAAATCCTCCTCCATCCGGCCCGAAGCCATGTACTCGACGAGTTCGCCGAGATCCTTGTCCGTGATCATGGTCTTCCTCCGGCCGGTCTAGGCTTCCGATGTCTCGGCACCCCCGGCCTGGCCGACAACGGCCGCCAGTTCCTCCAGGGAAAAGATCTTGTCGATGTCCAGGATGATGATGAAGTCGTCTTCCTGACGGCCCATGCCCCGGATGAAGGAGCTGTCGATGGTCGTACCCATCTTGGGCGGGGCCTCGATCTGGGCGGCGTCCATCTCGAAGACCTCCCGGACCGAATCCACCACGGCCCCCATCTGGGTGGCCTCGTCATCGTACATGACGTCGACGATGATGATGCAGGTGTTGACCGTGTCCTCGATGGTCTTCATGCCGAATTTCAAACGCAGGTCCACCACCGGCACGGCATGGCCTCGCAGGTTCATCACCCCGCGCATGAACTCCGGAGTTCGCGGTATCCTGGTGATGGTGGTCATCTGCAGGACCTCCTTCACCGTGTCCGTGGCCAGGGCATAGATCTCCTTGTCCAGGGCAAAGGTCAGATACTGGTTGGTCGTATGTTCGGATCCCTCGCTCATACTCTCTCCTTACGTCTGATCACGTCCTGATTGCGGGCCAGATGGCCGGCAATCCTTGCGCTCGCCTCTAGCCGACGGACAGGGCAAAAAGCCCTGTCCGTCAATCCCAACGCCTGGAAGAAACCTAGAAGCGTTCGAAATCGTCATCCTCGGTATCCTTGCCCATTTCCAGAGCCAGTCCGGACCCCCGACGGGCCCCGCCAGTCGAGCTCTTGGCGGCCAATGCCGGCCGCTTCTGGGTTCTGGACCCGCCCCCGGATGGACGATGGGGCTTGGAGACCCTGGAAACCCTGGAGCCTCCGAGATCGACCCGGAAGAAGCTCATGGAGGATTGCATCTGTTCGGCCTGGCTGGAGAGTTCCTCGGAAGTGGAGGCCATCTCCTCGGAAGCCGAGGCATTCTGCTGAATGACCTGATCCAGTTGCTGGATGGCCTTGTTGATCTGCTCGGCCCCGGAATTCTGCTCGTTGCTGGCCGCGCTTATCTCCTGGACCAGCTCTGCCGTCTTCTGGATGTCCGGCACCAGCTTGACCAGCATCTGCCCGGCCTGATCAGCCATGGTCACCGTGGAGGTCGACAGCTCGCTGATCTCGCCGGCCGCGGCTCCGCTCCGTTCGGCCAGCTTGCGGACCTCGGCGGCCACGACGGCGAAGCCCTTGCCGTGCTCGCCGGCCCGGGCCGCCTCGATGGCCGCGTTCAGGGCCAGCAGGTTGGTCTGCCGGGCGATCTCCTCGATGATGGAGATCTTTTCGGCGATGTTCTTCATGGCGCCCACGGCCTCGACCACGGCCTCGCCGCTCTTCTTGGCGTCACCGGCCGCCTGCAGGGAGATCTTCTCGGTCTGCTGGGCGTTGTCCGCGTTCTGGCGGATGTTGCTGGTCATCTCCTCCATGCTCGAGGACACTTCCTCAATGGACGCGGCCTGCTCCGTGGCCCCCTGGGACAACTGCTCGGCCGAGGCGCTCATCTCCTCGCTCCCCGAAGCCACGTTCTCCCCGGCCGACTGGACCTCGGCCACCACTTCCCGGAGCTTGTGGACCATTTCGTTCAGGGCCTTGGCCAGGTCCCCGATCTCGTCCTTCTGGTCCACGTCCAGTTCCTTGGTGAAATCGCCCTCGGACATGGCCTGGGCAAAGGCCACGCCCTTGAAGACCGGCCCGGTGATGGCCCGGGTCATGAGCAGGGCGATGATGATGGCCAAAATCACAGCGATGATCAGACCGACGATGACCACCATGGACGACATCGACAGACTGCTGACCGCCTCGTTGGCGATGTGCTGGGTATGTTCCATGCCGGCCTGGGCCAGTTCCACGGCCACGGTCTGGGCCTCCTGACCTGCAAGAGTTCGAAGCTTGCCGACCTCGGCCAGTCGCTGAAAGTCGCGGAAAAAGGCTTCCATGGCTGCCTTGTACTGGTTCTTGGCCGTGTCTATATTGGCCAATTGATCGAGGTTGACCTTCTGGCGGGTGGTGGTCCGGATGTCGGACAAGAGCTTGTCGACCTTGGGGAAATTGGTCAGGGCGGCCTCGAACACGGCCACGTCGCCTGTGGCCTGGGCCTGATAATTCTTGATCCGGATATCGTTGCCCAGATCGACGATGTCATTGATCCAGTTGATCTTGTCCAGACGCTCCTGGAGCTTAGCCACGGAGTCGCCGTCCTGGATCTGCTTTTCCATGGCCTCGTTCTGGCTTTCCAAATAGGCGACGCAATTACTCACGTACAGGGCCGCGGCCTCGTTCATCCTGGTCCGACCGGCGGCCATGGAGGTGATCAGGGCGTTGGTCTCCTCGGCCAGCTTGAAGTACTCGTCCACTGCATTCTGGGCCTGCTTGACCTTTTCGACCAGCTGGACCAGTTGGGGAAATTTCTGGCCATGGTTCCTGGCATCGGCCAAGGAGGCCTGCACGGCAGTCATGCTCTTTTTGGAGGCATCCCAGAAACTAGTCTGTTCGCTGTAGGCATAGCCCCGCATCTCGTACATGAGACTCTGCACGTTCCGCTCGAAGTCCCCAGCAATGGCCACTTCCGGAACGTACTCCTCGGCCAGCCGAACGGACTCTGCTTCCACGGTCTTCATGGAATAAACCGCAATTCCTCCCAGCACACAGGAAATGGCTATCAGCAGGCCAAATCCCAATCCCAGTTTCATCGCCAATCTCATGTTCTTCAGCATACCTTCCTCCTCAATGCTTCCCGATGATACACCATCACCACACGGCCCGCCAACAACGCGGTCATTGTCTACACTGTGTTACCTTGACCGAAAATTGGGCCAAGGTAAATACTGGAATGCAGGAACCGATTAAAATTTTTCGCCCGCTGCCCCTGGCCCCCAGGACCGAAGCCCAGGTTAGAACCGCTCGAATTCCTCGTCCTCGGTGTCCTTGCCCATGTTCAGGGCCAGACCGGACCCTCGACGCTCCCGGGACGGAGCGGGTTTCTTGGACGTCCGGGCCGCCGGTCGGGCAACGGCCCTGGCCGACCGGGTCCCGCCCTGGTCGACCCTAAAGAAACTCATGGCCGACTGCATCTGTTCGGCCTGACTGGAAAGCTCCTCGGACGTCGAGGCCATCTCCTCCGAGGCAGAGGCATTCTGCTGAATGACCTGATCCAGTTGCTGGATGGCCTTGTTGATCTGCTCGGCGCCGGAATTCTGCTCGTTGCTGGCCGCACTGATCTCCTGGACAAGTTCGGCCGTCTTCTGGATGTTGGGTACCAGCTTGAGCAGCATCTGCCCGGCCTGGTCGGCCATGGTCACCGTGGACGATGACAGCTCGCTGATCTCCCCGGCCGCGGCCCCGCTGCGTTCGGCCAGCTTACGTACCTCGGCGGCCACAACGGCGAAGCCCTTGCCATGCTCACCGGCCCGGGCCGCCTCAATGGCTGCGTTCAGGGCCAGCAAATTCGTCTGCCGGGCGATCTCCTCGATAATGGAGATCTTCTCGGCGATGTGCTTCATGGCGTCCACCGCCTTGACCACGGCCTGGCCGCTCTCTTTGGCCTCGCTGGCCGACTGCAGGGCTATTTTCTCGGTCTGAAGGGCGTTGTCCGCGTTCTGGCGAATGTTGCTGGTCATCTCCTCCATGCTTGAGGACACCTCCTCGATGGAAGCGGCCTGCTCCGTGGCCCCCTGGGACAATTGCTCGGCCGAGGCACTCATCTCCTCGCTTCCCGAGGCCACGTTCTCCCCGGCCGACTGGATCTCGGCCACCACCTCCCGGAGTTTGACGACCATCTCGTTCAGGGCCCTGGCCAAGGCCCCGATCTCGTCCTTCTGGTCCACGTCCAGTTCCCGGGTGAAGTCGCCCTCGGACATGCCCTGAGCAAAGGCCACACCCTTGAAGACCGGCCCGGTGATGGCCCGGGTCAGGACGATGCCCAGAACAATGGCCAAGATGACCCCGATGCCCATGCCCGCCAGGGCGACAATCTTCCCCCTGGTGGCCTCGGCCCCGGCCGCAGCCACCTCGTGGGCTGATATCTGGCTGTTGATGGCTGCCAAATCGTGCAACTGCTGAAAAACTTTAACCATCTCCTCCCGGGCCGGGCCAAGAAGCAGATCGCTCATATCCTGAAAAATGGTCCTGGCCGCGTCGGCCTCAGCCAAAAGTACCTCGAACCCCTTGAACACGTCCTCGGCTGCCGGCATCATGGTTTTCGAGAACAGGTTCAGGGCCTTGTCCCGATCCCCCTGCTGGACGGCATTGCGTATATCCTTCACCGCCGTATGAAACCGGTCGTGCGGAGCCCGTATCTCCTGCAGAGCCTGATTGATCTTCGAATTTTTGGTCTTGAACCCGGCCATCCACCGGCCGAACCCGCAGGCCGTGGAATCGGCCCCACCCTCGAAGACCGTGCCCTGCATGACCATCAGAGCCACCTTGGCCTCCAGAAGGTAGTGATCCCTCTGGAACCCATTGATCCGGGCCACAAGCTGATCCGGATTCAGAACGTCGATGGTCTGAAGCCGTCGGGACAGCTCGATGCCCCGGTTGTTCAGTTCTGCGGCTTTGGCCACCGTAGGCATGTATTCCTTCCAAATCCGGGCCTCCTCATCGGTCTGGGGCAGGGGCTCGTACACGGCCAGGGCCTCGGCGTAGACCTTCCGGGCCGTCTGCACGTTGTCGTACTGACGGCTGCGCTGTTCGTCGCTCAAATAGGGGCTGAGCAGACTACGCATGGCTGTCTGGACCTTGCTCATGCTCCCTTCCATCTCCAAAAGGCTCTCCACGCTGGGCAGTCTGACCAGGCCGATCTCGTTGATCTTTCCCCCCAGGCCGGAGATAACGAACAGGCCCACCAGGCCGATGATCAAGGCGATGCCCGCCGTGACCATGAATCCGCCGATGAGTTTGACGGCAAGACTGATATTCTTCATGGATGCCCTCTCGTGTTTGAGTCTTGTGTGGCTTGTTCCTGAATCAAGGTGAAGGATTCAGTACACGGACATGGCCCGAATCGCAAGACCGTCTCGTCATTTAGGCGCATTCCCGTCGGAATCGGGAGGCGAAACGACCGGGCCACCGCATCGGTCATTTCACGACTCGTTTCAGCGCCCGGATCAACTCGTCCATAACCACAGGCTTGGCCAGATACTCGTTCATACCGGCCGCGAGAAAGATCTCGCGATCCCCCTGCATGGCGTAGGCGGTCAGGGCAATGATGGGAATGTCCTTTTTGGTTCCAGGGAATGTCGACGACCGAATGCGCCGGGTCGTTTCCACTCCATCCATCACCGGCATCTGAATGTCCATGAGGATGCAGTCGAAATCATGCTTTGCCAAAAGATCGAGAACCTGCTGACCGTCTTCGGCGATCGTCACTGTATGGCCTGATTTTTCCAAGAGCACTCGAGTCGGCAGAGAATTTGAAATTTCATCCTCAGCCAAGAGTATGCGGAGGCCGCGGCTGTTGGCCGCCTCGGCTGAACCCGCCTGCATACGGCACGTGGCGACGTCGCAAGCATCCGACATTTTGAAACTCAGGAAGACACGCACCGTTGTTCCCAGCCCCGGCTCGCTCTCAACGGTTATCCGTCCTTTCATCAGGTCGACGAGTCGTTGCACGATGGCCAGGCCCAGACCGGCCCCTTGGAACTGTCTCGTATAGCTCCCGTCTACCTGCTTGAACGGTTCAAAAATTTCCTTTTGCCTGTCCTTTGGAATCCCGATGCCGGTGTCCGATACCGAGAACAAGATCCGGGTCTGGCCGTCGATGCTTGAGTCCAACATGGTCATCTGAAGCGTGACCTTCCCCCTGTCCGAGTACTTGACGGCATTGCCCACCAGATTGAACAGGATCTGCCGGATGCGGGACTCGTCGCCATAAAGTTTATCAGGCATGATCGGATCGATCACGCACTCGAGTTCCAAGCCTTTTTCCCTGGCGGCAAAGGTGAACAGTCCGGTGACGGAATCCCGCAACTCGGAGATGTTGAATGCCTTCTCGTCAAGTTCCATCTTACCCGCTTCCACCCGGGAAAGATCGAGGATGTCCGAAAGAAGCCTGGTCAGACGATCGGCCGACTTGATGGCCAGGAGAACGTAGTCGCTCTGCTCGTCGTTCATGTCCGTGGTCTGCAAAAGCTGCATCATACCCATGATGCCGTTGATGGGCGTGCGGATCTCATGGCTCATGTTGGCCAGAAATTCAGACTTTGTTTTGTTGGCAATTTCGGCCTGTTCCTTAGCCTGAATCAATTCATCTTCAGCCTGTATTCTACTTGTAATATCTACCAAGCTTCCAAGAAAATATTTTCCACTTCCATCATTATCCCTGATCAGATTAGCATCAAGTAAAGCATGAATTGTTTTTCCATTTCTATGAATAAATTTTTTTATCATACGGTAATGGTCAATTTCACCTGATGCAAGCTTTCTCTGATTTTCAATATTTTCATTTAACGATTCAATATGTGTTAAATCTTTAAGATGTTTTCCAACAAGTTCATCTTTATTATATCCCAACATATCTCCATACGCCTTATTTGCGCGCATTATTATAAAATCAAGTGATACTTGAGCCAAACCGATTCCGATATTTTCATATATGGATCGGAATCGTGCTTCACTTTCTTGCAGTGCTTCAACCGTATCTTTACGGTTGGTGATATCCTCAAAGGTGGAATAAACCTGAAAGGGCAGCATTTCCCCAGATTGAAACAGGGGCATGGCGATTATGGACAACCAGATGTGAGAGTTCTTGTCCGGATGAAACACCCCCCGGACAACAGGCCCAACAGACTCTCCAGTGCGCAAGGCGATCATGGCCGGATGATCCTCACCAGGAACAAGCGTACCGTCTTCCTTGATCATTCTCCAATGCTGGTCCATGGACGTCTTACTCCGCATCTGGTCAAGAGTCAGGCCAAGGATTCTCTCGGCAGCCGGGTTGGCCGAAATGATGGTGCCATCGGCTGCCTGATAAATGACTCCCTGGGCCATGGTTTCGAACAGACGGCGATGTTTTTCCTCGCTTCTGCGTAGATCCTCATCCTTGCGGCGCAGCATGAGAATATCGGCCACGCTGGAAGCGAGCATCCGTAGGCGTTTGATGTGTCTCTCATCATAACCCGCCGCCCTGTTCGCAGCTGCGGCCACGGCAATGACTTTGTCTCCATATATGACAGGGACTCCGATATAGCGTGTTATGGGCACATGGCCTTGTGGAAGCCCTTTTTTTTCAGGTGCCTCCAAGTAGGCATTGAAGATTACCGATTCTCTTTTCCTGATCGGCTCCGCCCACAACCCTGCCGTCTCAAGGGGAAATCGCAAGGGTTTGTCTGGAACCTTGCATTCTTCCATTGTTTTAGGCGACCAGACATGGGCAACCATCGCTGATTCGTCCGGTTCCACCATGCCGAAAAAAGCCATCGGGCTGTCCGTCAACTCTGAACACGCCTTGCAAAGAAATGATGAAATTGACGGATCGTCTTCGCTGAGCATCTCATGCAACCGGAGAGATAACGATTGGCTCTCACGCGCCCAAAATTTCTCCGTGATATCGATATGCGTACCTTGAAAACCAAGGAGAATGCCGTCCCGGTCATAAAAAGCAACGCTGTTGGTCGTGATGCGAACACGTCTGCCATTGCTGTGGCGGCACCAGTAGTCAAAATTTTTGAGCGGTGCATGATCATGTCGCATTCGATCCATGATCGTCCTGACCCGCTCCCGGTCTTCAGTGTCGATCAAGAATAAAGGATTCCGACCAACAATTTCCTCCGGTTTATGTCCCAGGATTTCATAAAATCTTCCGGATACATGGGTCACGACAAGGTTCGCGTCCATCTCCCAGATGATTCCGGCGTTGGCCTCGGCTATATTCCGGTGCCGTTCCTCGCTGATACGCAACGCTTCTTCGAACTGTTTGCGACGGGTAATATCCAAGGCCCTTGAGACAACGGCCGTGACTACGCCATTATCGTCATGGAAAGGATAATAGCTCATGACCCGGTATCTCATCGAACCGTCCGGGCCGGGGAAACCATCTTCGTACTCGATTTGCCGACCTGAAAAAGCTTCATCCAATCGTGGTTTGACTTTGTCTGCAAAGGCATCCTCGCCGAGCAGATCTTCCACTGATCGACCTTCGATTTCACGACGCGGTTTTTTGAATATCGTGAGATACGCGTCGTTTACGACAATGTATCTGTAGTCTTTGCCCACCAGGGACATTGGTTCGTTGACCTTGGAAATGATCTGTTCATAATTCTGCAAACGTTTTTCCTGGCTGCGCCGGATTCCCTCCAGACGAAGCCGTTGGACACCTTGGGCAATGGTGCCGGCTAAATTCATGAACAGCTCGTGTTCCGCATGATCCTTGGCCAACCTTTTCGGCACTGAAACCGATAGCAAGCCGATAGGATGCCCCTCAATCTCCAATCGAATGGTAAAACCAGCCCTACCGGAATACTGGTTGGCCAAAGGGCAATCGATACATTCCGAGTAAGGATCGTGAACAATTTTAAGCAAGGATGAATCAAACGCCTTTGAAGAGCAGGACGTCATCTCCCCTTGTCGAAACCGTTCAAGAAGTGTCTGGAATGATTCTCCAATCCCAGTCTGAGCCCAGTCTGTAATCCTGCAATTTTCATCCAAAAGGATGATCCAGGCGTTGTGGTAGCCCCTGGTCGAAGTCAAGGCATGGCAGATATTTTCGAGCAATCGGCCTCGGTCCCCGGCATTGAAAATGATCTCATTGACCCTGACAAAAGATTTCAGCACCGCATTCAAGTGCAGAATGCGTTCTTCAGTTTTCTTTCGATCAGTAACGTCCAGCACAGCGCCGATAAGGCCGCTGACATTTCCCTGATCATCCGTGTGAGAAGCTTTGTGAAAAATAACATCGTGCACATTGCCGCAGGCATTTTTGACCTGTGATTCGTATACCTGGATACCCGTGTTTTCAAACAAATCTATATCCTTGGAGTGATAGACGGCAGCGAGATCAGGAGGGCTGATATCAAAAACAGTTTTTCCGACAAGCTCTTCTTGCGTTTTCCCGAAAAAATTTTCAAAAGCCTTGTTGAATCCTTGATATCGACCTTCCCTGTCCTTGAAAAAAACCGGTATGGGCACGGTTTGCAGGAGCGAATGAAAAAATAATTCATTTTTCCGAGCTTGTTCATCAGCCTGCTTCCGATTGGTAATATCCGTGATTACACCCTGGTATTGGACCACGTTCCCCTGATCGTCAAAAACAGCCTGGGCGCTTCGGGAAACCCAGATGATGGCTCCATCCTTGCGCGTAAACCGGCACTCATGGTCAACCACCTTGCCGTGCTCTTGCATCAGTCGTATGAATTCCTGACGTTCCTGAGGATTGACATAGACCTGAGCGGCGATATCCGTGACGGTCTCCAGCAACTTCTCAGGCGAGCTGTATCCCAGCATATCCGCAAGTGCCGTGTTGGCGAAAAGGAATCGGCCGTCGGGATTGGAAATGAAAAACCCGAAAGGCGAATTCTTGAAAAAATCGGAACTAAATGTGGCCATGGGGTGAGGCATGTTCGCTCCAGGCATGGACATGGCAGGATGGTGAAATCTGAATGCAGAGGGTTTCAATTTTCAGTCGGCTCCCAAAACCCTGGGCGCCGATTGTCGCAGCGGTTCCGATTCAGACATCGACCGCAAGAAAAAAACAAAAAGATGAAGATATACACTCATCATTTCAAGGCCCCTCTTATTCCCTGAAAATATCGTTTCAGTCAATCATGATCGCCAACCATGATCTCTTTGCTCCCTTCCCCAACATTGACGAAAGACCCCCGGCCATCTAGGAAGATGTCCCGAAAACCAACCCTTGAACCCCACCCCCCATCACCCTACCCGCCGTTGCCAAACCCGCACGGAAAAAAAGGAGAACCACATGGCCGAACCGAGTTCCACCGCGTACGCTTTCCGATTCAAAGACTCCCTGCTCGGGGCCCAAATGCTCTTTGTCGCCTTTGGGGCCCTGGTCCTGGTTCCGCTCCTGACCGGGCTGGACTCCAACGTGGCCCTGTTCACCGCCGGGGCCGGCACCCTGGTCTTCCAAATCTGCACCCGGGGCAAGGTCCCGGTCTTTTTGGCCTCGTCGTTTGCCTTCATCGCCCCCATCATCTACGGGGTCCAGACCTGGGGCATCCCGGCCACCATGTGCGGCCTGACCGCGGCCGGAGTCCTCTACGTGATCCTCAGCCTCATCATCCGAGTCTTCGGGTCCGGCATCATCCTCAAGGTCCTGCCCCCGGTGGTCACCGGCCCGGTCATCATGGTCATCGGCCTCATCCTGGCCCCGGTGGCCGTGCACATGGCCCTCGGCCGCACCGGCGACGGCTCGGCCTGGCTGGTGCCGGAAAAGACGGCCATGATCGTGGCCGGGGTCTCCCTCGTCACCACCATTCTCGTTTCCCTCCTGGGCAAGGGCTGGCTCCGGCTCATCCCCATCCTCTGCGGTATCGCGGCCGGCTACGCCACCTCCCTCGTCCTCGACTTGACCGGGGTGACCGCTTCCTTCCAGGCCACCTTCGACCCCGGCCAGCTCCCGAACTGGACCAAATCGGCCCTCGTCTCCATGCAGCCCGTCGTTGACAGGCCCTGGTTCGCAGTTCCCAATTTCGTCTTTCCCGAATGGAAATGGGAGGCCATCCTCTTCATCGTCCCCGTGGCCATTGCCCCGGCCATCGAGCACTTCGGGGACATCCTGGCCATCGGCGGCATCTCCGGCAAGGACTACGTCAAGGATCCCGGCGTCCAGAACACCATGCTCGGCGACGGCCTGGCCACCTCCCTGGCCTCCTTCCTGGGCGGCCCGCCCAACACCACCTATTCCGAGGTCTCCGGGGCCGTGGCTTTGACCAAGGTCTTCAACCCGGCCATCATGACCTGGGCCGCCATCGCCGCCATCCTCCTGGCCTTTGTCGGCAAGCTCGGCGGACTGTTGGCCACCATACCGGTCCCGGTCATGGGCGGCATCATGATCCTGCTCTTCGGGGCCATCATGGTCGTCGGCATCAACACCCTGGTCAAGGCCGGCACGGACCTGATGGAACCCCGCAACTTGGCCATCGCCGCTATAGTCATCATCTTCGGCGTCGGCGGCATGAGCCTTGGCGGGCCCGGCTTCAAGCTCGAAGGCATCGGCCTTTCGGGCATCGCCGGCGTTGTCCTGAACCTGATCCTGCCCCATCGGGCCAAGAACTGAACTCTCGAGACACCGTGGCCGGGTCCGAACCCGGCCGCGGCGCTTTTAGCTCCACATGACCGCCGCCCCATCCATCCAGCCCCGCCGCGAAGACCGCATCGCCATCGAGTCCGTCAACCTGCCCTTTCTGGGCACCCGCATCGATGACATGTCGCTCTTTCAGTACCTGTTACTGGACATCAGTATGCACGGGGCCAAGATCATCCTCCCCTCCTGGGTCATCAAACGCCAGATGCTCCACATAAACGACCTGATCGACTTTCACCTCCCCTTCCTCTTCCAGGGAGAGACCTTCAACAAGGGCGGCGTGGCCTGGAGCAAATGGGACGAAGACCTGGGAGGCCTGACCTGCGGAGTGCGCATCGACGTCCGGGCCCCTCTCTACTACCCGGTCTTCGTCTCCTTCGAGGGCAAATCCATCGACATGGACCTGACCGAGTTTCAAAACTCCGAGGACCTTCTGATCAGGATTCTCAAGGACACCATCCTTCTCAAGAAGGGCATCCTCATCTACCTCAAGCACATCAGACCAATTTTGCCCCGCATCACCGGCTTTGACCGGGCCACCCTGGACGAACTGGAGAATTTCCTGTTTCATGACGTCCGGACCAATGCGGAGGCCAACATGGCCAGCCTCGAGAAATATCTGGGGCGCATCGGCCGGGACGCCTGCACCCGGTCCCGTATCCAGCAGGTCTTTGATCTCGAGGAACTCCGGATGGTCATGGAGCCCGAACTGGAGGCCTCGGTCTGGGGCGCGGCCTTTGAGCAGGAGGTCATGCGCCAGTACATCGAGGCCATCGTCACTCTGGAGAAGAAGGTCTTCTACAACTACAACACCCTGGTCATGATCTACGCCCATGCCTTGACCAGATCCGGCCCGGTCTGCACCCTGGACGAAATGGAGGCTCACCATGAAACTGGAACGTGAAGACCGAAACGGCCTGACCGTCATCACACTCGCGACCGACAAGCTCGTTCTGGCCAATGCGGATGAATTCAAGTCCCAGATGGTCGACATCATCCGCCAGGGGGGCCATCGGCTTGTGCTGGACTGCTCCGGGGTCGAGACCATCGATTCCCGGGGCCTTGGCGTGCTCATCAGCGTCATGAAGAGCCTTGGCCCGGACGGGGCCATGGCCCTGTGCGGCCTGACGGACCACGTCCGCAAGGTCTTTGGCCTGACCAAGCTGGACCAAGTCTTTTCCGTCTACGAAGACCGGGAATCAGCCATGGAGGCCCTGTCCCGGGCATGAGGCTCACCCCGGCCCTCCGTCAGCAGGGGCAATACCTCTTCCTGCTCCTGGTCTGCGCCGTTGCAGCCCATCTGGCCTATCAAACCCTGCACGCCGACCGGGTTCTCTTTCGCGAGGCCGAGGCCAGCCTCGTTGCCGGTCATGATCAACAGGCCCGGCGTCTCTTTCGCCAGGCCCTCGACCACGGCCTGGACTGGCCCCCGGCCCTGATCCGGACCGTGGAGGCCGCCCTTGAGACTGGCGACCAAATCACGGCCGCCCAGGCCCTGG is part of the Deltaproteobacteria bacterium genome and harbors:
- a CDS encoding HAMP domain-containing protein, which encodes MKNMRLAMKLGLGFGLLIAISCVLGGIAVYSMKTVEAESVRLAEEYVPEVAIAGDFERNVQSLMYEMRGYAYSEQTSFWDASKKSMTAVQASLADARNHGQKFPQLVQLVEKVKQAQNAVDEYFKLAEETNALITSMAAGRTRMNEAAALYVSNCVAYLESQNEAMEKQIQDGDSVAKLQERLDKINWINDIVDLGNDIRIKNYQAQATGDVAVFEAALTNFPKVDKLLSDIRTTTRQKVNLDQLANIDTAKNQYKAAMEAFFRDFQRLAEVGKLRTLAGQEAQTVAVELAQAGMEHTQHIANEAVSSLSMSSMVVIVGLIIAVILAIIIALLMTRAITGPVFKGVAFAQAMSEGDFTKELDVDQKDEIGDLAKALNEMVHKLREVVAEVQSAGENVASGSEEMSASAEQLSQGATEQAASIEEVSSSMEEMTSNIRQNADNAQQTEKISLQAAGDAKKSGEAVVEAVGAMKNIAEKISIIEEIARQTNLLALNAAIEAARAGEHGKGFAVVAAEVRKLAERSGAAAGEISELSTSTVTMADQAGQMLVKLVPDIQKTAELVQEISAASNEQNSGAEQINKAIQQLDQVIQQNASASEEMASTSEELSSQAEQMQSSMSFFRVDLGGSRVSRVSKPHRPSGGGSRTQKRPALAAKSSTGGARRGSGLALEMGKDTEDDDFERF
- a CDS encoding chemotaxis protein CheW translates to MSEGSEHTTNQYLTFALDKEIYALATDTVKEVLQMTTITRIPRTPEFMRGVMNLRGHAVPVVDLRLKFGMKTIEDTVNTCIIIVDVMYDDEATQMGAVVDSVREVFEMDAAQIEAPPKMGTTIDSSFIRGMGRQEDDFIIILDIDKIFSLEELAAVVGQAGGAETSEA
- a CDS encoding methyl-accepting chemotaxis protein, translating into MKNISLAVKLIGGFMVTAGIALIIGLVGLFVISGLGGKINEIGLVRLPSVESLLEMEGSMSKVQTAMRSLLSPYLSDEQRSRQYDNVQTARKVYAEALAVYEPLPQTDEEARIWKEYMPTVAKAAELNNRGIELSRRLQTIDVLNPDQLVARINGFQRDHYLLEAKVALMVMQGTVFEGGADSTACGFGRWMAGFKTKNSKINQALQEIRAPHDRFHTAVKDIRNAVQQGDRDKALNLFSKTMMPAAEDVFKGFEVLLAEADAARTIFQDMSDLLLGPAREEMVKVFQQLHDLAAINSQISAHEVAAAGAEATRGKIVALAGMGIGVILAIVLGIVLTRAITGPVFKGVAFAQGMSEGDFTRELDVDQKDEIGALARALNEMVVKLREVVAEIQSAGENVASGSEEMSASAEQLSQGATEQAASIEEVSSSMEEMTSNIRQNADNALQTEKIALQSASEAKESGQAVVKAVDAMKHIAEKISIIEEIARQTNLLALNAAIEAARAGEHGKGFAVVAAEVRKLAERSGAAAGEISELSSSTVTMADQAGQMLLKLVPNIQKTAELVQEISAASNEQNSGAEQINKAIQQLDQVIQQNASASEEMASTSEELSSQAEQMQSAMSFFRVDQGGTRSARAVARPAARTSKKPAPSRERRGSGLALNMGKDTEDEEFERF